The genomic interval AGGGTGACCCATGCCAGAATCACCGTGACTTACATGGTCTGCTTTCAGTGGCTTCCAGTACACTGCAGTCACTGTTCAGACTGGgccactgaggccagagagggacGTCATGTCCCTAAGGTTGAACAGCAGGGTCAGCAGAGCTTGCCTCTGGGAATTCCCCAGTACCTCTTGGCCCTGACACGTTGCCAGACCACTTTGAAGGCTTGGAGTGCACTTGGATTTCTtaggtggtggtggttgttttttttttttaaggtttccaAAGCAACATAGCTCACATTTTAGTGACCACATTGTTTAGAATATAGCTTATCTCATTGGAATGTCAAGCATCGAGCAAAGCCAGAGCCGGATGTGGCTGGCGTGGCTCAATGCAGCCTCAGGGGCACTGGCCGCAGGCCATGGTCGCTCCTGCCCCATCACACCACTTTCACCATTAAGTAGTGTGGGCCCTGGCAAGAGAAGGAGGGGCAAGGACACTTTGCTCCTTTCGGATGGAGGTCAGGACAAGAACAGGATCTTTTCAAGGTCATATAaccaaaattattataatttctgtTAACACCGTTTATTGAGTGCTTGATGTGTGCCCTGCTCTCCACTTGAATTATCTCAGTCCATCCACAAACAGTGCCTGATGATAAAGGAGATTCTCCACTCTGGTGACCTGGGGGGGATGTGGACACTGAAACTCAGAGTTTAGCTGGCTTGCTCAGCAGCACACAGCTGGTCTGCGTCTGAGCGGAGGGTGGACGATGGTCCACCTAGCCTTGAAGCTTGTGCTCCATGACCTGGTCAAACATCTagggcagtggttttcaactgggGCCTATTTTGCCCCGTGGAAGACTTCTCACAATGTCTGGAGGCATTTCTTACTGTCACAGCTGGGATGGTGAGATGGATGTGTGCTGccggcatctagtgggcagaggccagggatgctgtgcACATCCTAGAGTGCCCAGGACCCTCTCCCCACAAAGacagaattatctggccccaaatctcaatagtgccgaggttgagaaacctgATCCTAGGTGTCCTGACCCTCTAGCTGACTCTTCCTGGGTGTGTTGAGCGCAGGGATGTCACCGGGCTGCAGCTCCTCCCGTGTGTGCTGACCTTCTCTTTACCCTTAGACGGGATCATGGACGTAGACCCCAGAAGGAGGTCAGGGCCACTTTGCCCTGCAGGGGGACCCGGGCCCCTCCTGGAACAGCTTCTGATATTTTCTCTCCCGGGCTTTACGCACTTTCAGAGGTCTGGTGAGCTGAGCAGAGGTTCTCGTGGGTTCTCTCGCTCTGGGAAGTTGCCCGGCGGTCGGTGAGCAGGGGTCTCGGGCCAGTGCTGAGACTCGGCACGGCGGCGAGCCCTTCCCATCACTCTCACTGGCTCCCGCAAAGACACGCCCTGAGTGACCAAAGACACGCCCTGAATGACGGCTCCACGTATATGTAAGAGCCAGAGCAAGTGACTCAGGCTGGAGGTCTGAGACGGAGGAATGAGAGCAGCAGAATCCCTGATTTGCCAGCAGACCGTGGGATTCAAGTAGGCAGAGAGCAGCATGTGGCCCAGGGAGCAGTGCAGAGCAGAGAAGCAGCTGGAAGGGCTGGCTGGAGTGCTGGGGAGTCCTGTCGGAGGCGTGGCACTGCTGCAAGTGAGGAATGACGAGGGCCCGGCCCAGGGCCAAGAGGATGGACCCTAAGGTGGGAGGTGACACACAGAcgggcaggaggagggcaggggtaCCCGGGCAGGTGTGGAGCCTGGAACAGCTGGAGGTGACAGGAGGCGTAGGGAATCACGGGGAAGGTGACGTGGAGGCACGTGAGGGGAAACCTCTATTTCAGGGGTTCCCACCTCTTCTGAGAACCACCCCCTCACAGGATGGCAGTTTGCTCTGAGGAGCCCTTGACCGAGACACAGACTGACAACTAGGATAAATTCAGAGCTTCTTTTAGGTGAGTTTGTGTCTTAGCCACCGCGACAGATGGCATCTGGATACATTTGGAAGATAGTTTCCGTAATAAGAGGCAGGGACTCAGTTCACTCTGTAGACAGTAGTGCCTGGTGCCCGTGTGGCTGTAGACGCGACCCCCCCGGGGCCACACCAGCCTTGTCATTTCACAGGCTTGGACGCTGCCGCCCGACAGGCTAGGAGTTAGCCCGCGACCAGGCAGAGCCAGAAGCTGCAAGCCCTTCTGGGGGGCAGAGATCAGCATGGGTTACTCTGGGTACCTTGGGAGAGAGGCAGATGGTGTGGCCAGACCACAGTGGGCACTTTGGCCTGTCTGGTGCGTTTAGCCAGGTGCTTGTTGGTCTCAGGGCCTTTTGGGTTTGACCCAGCACCTCCTTGAATACTGCTTCAACCCAAGGCCAGGCCGGGCGGGACAGGGCCTTCGTGagctcaaacaaaataaaaagtgccAAGGCCAGTGGCATGCTTCTCCCAACACCTGAGGATTTTGTCCCACTGGATCCTGCGAGTTTTACACAGTAAAAGGGTGGCGGGGGGGGATTATAATGCCCTGAGAGGTGGGGAAACAGGCTTCTGGAGCATTTAGGGGACCCCATCCAGGAGCACAGGGGCTGGGGGGCCCCCTGACCCAGCGGCCCGGCCTGTCTCCTCAGACCTGCAGCCCGTCACCTACTGCGAGCCGGCCTTCTGGTGCTCCATCTCCTACTACGAGCTCAACCAGCGTGTCGGGGAGACATTCCATGCCTCGCAGCCGTCCATGACAGTGGATGGCTTCACCGATCCCTCCAACTCAGAGCGCTTCTGCCTGGGGTTGCTCTCCAACGTCAACAGGAACGCGGCCGTGGAGCTGACGCGGAGGCATATCGGTAAGGGGCAGCCGCGTTCCCCCCGTGACACCACCCCGTGCCCCAGGCAGCACAGCCCCTGCCAGAACCCACCAGCCACCACTGAGTGCCTCCCCCATGCCCGTCCCCCAGGCTCCGCATTGCCTTGTTTAGGGGCCAGACAGGTAGACTTCCGGTTGCTTGATCGTTCCCACTCAGAGACCATTCTGAAATTTTGAAAGCCACAGAGGAGGACAGTTGGCTTTCTTGAGAAAGGCAACCGTGCAATTCTCTTAATAAAAATACCCTCGAAGTACCGATAGGTGGACAAGTATATAGTCCACCTTGGAGGGATGATATTCTGTTTGTTCGCTTCATATATGATTGTTCTAGGAACTTAGAAGAGGTGGAGAGACCAGTATTGCCCGCTGCCGGGACACCACTGCTGCTATCACTCTTTCCTGACACCCAGCACGTGGTGAAAGATCACTTAGTTTAGGGAGGATGAAGCCTTGCTGGGTGTCACTTGGTTTGCTCATAAAATTATCATGCTGAGGATGTTCTCAACTTGGCGATCCAGAGTCCTAGAAGGGCCATAGAGATGGTGTAGAGATGGTGGGTATTCTCAGACATTGTTCAGTGCAAGCAGGGTGGCCGAGGGGTTCCAGAGTAAACTCAGGAGCTGGGCAGGGCAGCAGGGGTCTGGGCGCATGTGAACCAGAGCACCTCTGCTCTTGTTTGTATTATATCTTGCGCCTGCACAGAAGATTTCATTTGGAGAGAGGGTTTTACAGTCAAGAAAAGTTTGGAAGCCATGGGCCTGCGCCAGTGTGCCTATTTTCCAGGGAATAATAACCTGAtgcccagggaggggcagagccCTGCAGAGGCCACACAGCAAGTGTGTAACACAGTCGGTGACAAACTGCCCCCTCCTGCCCGAGCCTGCATCCTTCCCAGACAGCCTCCtaattgtttccttttaaaaagatcCTCGGTGGTATACACAGGTGTTTACTTACTCACTTTATacctttctatatttaaaatataacatttgaaaaattaccCAAACGTTTTTGTTCTTTGGGTCTGGGTCTTCCCACCTCCGCCTTCCGCTCTTGACCGACATAACTCCAGGGCGCCTCCTAGTGGCCCCCGAGTCTGTCAGCACCCTGGTGTCCGTGAGCCGCCAAGTCCCCGTAGCACTGAGCCAGGAAGAACTGGGGAGTGGCGGGGCCGGGGACAGTGGTGGGACGAGGAGGCAGGCCTGCAGCCGGTCACCTGGTTTCCATCCCACTCCACGTTGCGCCTGTGAAAGCTGGCTCCATTCCCCGGCCCTCTGGGCCTCTGCCCCCAGGAGTGGGAACAAAGACCTTCCAGGCAGGAGAAGAGAACATCCCCTGGCTGAGCAGAGACTCGTTGTCAGAGGGTTTATGTAACTTGCTTGAATTGCAgagccaatttaaaaataatttctgtccaTCTGGAGTGGATTTAAGAGatgaaggaaaagtaaatgaTATAAAGCTAtggaatgttttagaaaaatgcatTGAGGGGAGAAAGGTACAGGGAGTGTCACTAATTAAGCCATCCTTGCAGTGAAGGGCTCCTGGGGTATCTGCTGCCTCAGGAGGAGCTCTGCAGGCCGACAAAATGAGTTTCTGAatcctggagggggaggggacctagtagtagtagtagtagcagcagcagcagcaactacTGCTCACCAGGCACTTGCTGTGTGTCTTACAGCAgccccatgaggtaggtattattgttacccccatcttacagatgaagaaactgaggctcagcggctgagtaacttgcctgaggcccATGGCGGGTCATTGGCAGAGGCTGCTGTTAAGACTTACCCATGCTCTTTCCTCGTCGTCTGCCTCCCCAGCTTTGGCAACCTAGCATCACCCATCACTTCCCTGTGTGTTTAGGCTTGGGCTCTGGGACCCGTTTGCCTGGTGACCCTGGCAGAGAACCAGTCACTTGGAGCATCGGCTGCAGTTCTGCCTCCTTTGGTAGCCTCAGCTGGTGCCAGGACCACTCTGACCCGAATCTCTCTAGGGCGAGGCGTGCGGCTGTACTACATCGGAGGCGAGGTCTTCGCAGAGTGCCTCAGCGACAGTGCCATCTTTGTCCAGTCTCCCAACTGTAACCAGCGCTACGGCTGGCACCCAGCCACCGTCTGCAAGATCCCACCAGGTAACACCACCGACATACCCACCCTTTCCCTGAGGTCCTCTCCTCTGCGGCACGTGCCTGGGATGCTGGAAAGGTTTCTTCTCTCTTACCTTTTCTCCTCGTTGGTGTTTGCATTAACAATCTGGAGATGCTTCCCTTGGGTTTTCTCTCCGCCTTGCTGTCTTAGTGTGATGCCTCCGAACCTTTGGGGAGCAGACGCAGCATCTGACAGATCTGCCTTTGATCTCTGGGTACCTGTTCATTGCCTGTGTGCATAGATGCTAAGATAGTAtgcctgcttccttccttcttttctccctccctcccttccttcctaaaGCCAAGCCAGATGCTGTAGGGGGATGGAGGGGTGCAGGAAGCCCTCCTGCTGTCCCCACAGACCTTACCCATCAGCTGAGTGTACAACGCAAAGACACAAATGCGTTTAATACAAGGGAGGGTGCTATGCACCATGCCAAGCAGCACAGGTAATGTGCTTTTGGATCCAAGGGGAAAAACACATTTAACTGTTAGGATggatcaggaaaggcttcatggaggagaagGCATTTGGGCTTGGAGCGGTAGGTAAGCATTAGGCATAGGGTGATGGTGGGGTGGGGTCCGTaagggcatcccaggcagagggaacgcTATGGGCGAAGGCCCAGAGGTGACGGAGGGCAGGGCACACGTGGGCTGCACTCTGCCGGCAGCGGAGGCCGTTTAAACGACGGTCGGGAGACATGTTTAGAAAACATGATGGGACCAGGACATGAGAAGGTTTTGCTTTTATTCAGGGGGACTGTTGAGGGTTTTCTGAGTAGGGCTACGAATCCCACCTGTACTCCAAGGGGTGGCAGGCTCACCCCAGAGGGTGGCTTGGACAGGGCCAGGCCTGCGTAGATGACCAGGCCGGTGGCTGATCTCGTCCAAGGCCTCTTTATTTAGAAAGCTGAGGCAGAAAGCCCCCGCCGAAGCCCACTTCTCCCAGGGCACGCAGCCGCAGAGTGTGGACTATGCCCGGTGGGTAGATTGTGTGGCTCAGTCCATTGCCTGCGGCACGTGTGTGGCATGTCTTCCCGCTCACGAAGTAGCAGGTGATGGTGGAGCGGAGGGTCATGGGCTGGATCAACTTAAGAATGCAAAGAGTGTGAGACGCTCGTGGTGCTCTCCATTTCTGGAACGTCGTGTGGTTGCGTTTACAGAGCACACGGCTATCTTGGGGCTCACTTAGTCCTCACCAGTTATTCTAGCTCTTCAGGGGAGGAGGCATGCTGAGGAGACAAGTTCAGAGAGGCTAAGCTACCTgcaaaggacacacagctagtaagtggctgagccaggatgAGCCTAGGGCTGTGTGCTCCTCTGCTGCTTGCTGGGCGGGGGACCGGAACCGACCTTGGGCTCTGCTTCACCCCTCTTCCCctcagagaaaatgagaagaggaAGTCCAGATGCGCACTTGGCTTTCTGCCCATCCCCTGGCCccgccctctccctctctctggttCGGGCAGAGCTGGCTGTGGTGCTGGATGTTATCTCATGGAATGTCAGAGCTGGGGGCCCTCCGAGGCCAGCCTCTCCTTTCACAAGGGAGACACGGGCTTAGAAGAGAAAGTGACCAGCCCAGAGTCACGCAGCAAGCCGAGGGGCACAGTGCTGGCCCGTTAGTGTCACCTCAGCTCACCTTTTGGGCATTTTCGGCATgtgctttttttgtcttttttctgattGACACGTTCCTGGCACTCAGGCGGTAGGACTTCAAACAGGAGATTTACTGTAAACCTTATGTGTGCCTGTCTCTGGTTTTATGCCTGGAGTTAGGTACACACCTTCACTTTGCCGAGAATgtcaccccaccccagcctcgtGCCCAGAGTCCAAGATGTGGCCCAGATCTCTCGCTCCCTCCTGGCCCGGGCAGAGGTGGATTTGTTGGAGGAGCCCAGGTGGAAGGTGCCCAGGACCCTCTGCCGAGCTCCTGTTGGCACGGCAGGCCGGGTAGCCTCTCAGCTGGCCCGTCTCTCCGGTGCTCCCTCCATCATAGGGCAAGGAATCCTGTTCCCCAGGAGGCTGGCCACACCCGCACACCACGTGGGCCTTCAGGCTCGTGACCCTGCCTCTGTTCCCTGGAGTCCTGCCTTGGCCCCTTCGCCCAGGGCAGGGCCCACCTCTCCCAACCGTTTCCCTGTTCCTGGGCTCACTTTACTGTCTTCCTCAGCCTTCCCACAGCTCTGGGAACTGGAGCTTATGGGCCGCTGTTTAACTCTCCCCGCCTCACCTGTGTCAGCTGCATCTCCCCATCAAGGCGGTGATGGCTTTCGGGGCAGGGACCACGTGGGCTCGCCCCCAGTGTGGTGCTGAGCCTGGAATCTGTGGCTAACATGGGAACACCGGTCCGGGTGACCCTGGGTGGTGGGGGGCTTTGGCCAGGAGAGGAGCTCCGGACAAGTGCACTCTTCGTCCCCACGAGCACTGTTTTTGTTCTGTTGGCAGGATGCAACCTGAAGATCTTCAACAACCAGGAGTTTGCCGCCCTCCTGGCTCAGTCTGTCAACCAGGGCTTCGAGGCCGTGTACCAGCTGACCCGGATGTGCACCATCCGCATGAGCTTCGTCAAGGGCTGGGGAGCCGAGTACAGGTCGGGGTTGGGGCGCCTGTCCCCGGGATGCGGGGACCGCAGGTGGCTCAGAACACAGAGCAAGGGCTCCCCAGAGATGAGCTAGGCTGGCCCTTGCCCCGCAAAGCAGAGAGACCGGGGATCCGAGCGGGGCCAAGTCCCACTGGACAAGGAGAGCTGAGCAGTGCTCGCCCAGTGCTTCTCGGTGCTTCTCAGGAGCTGGGAGCATTCcatcctcaccacagccctggGTGGGGATGCTGGCATTGTCCCCGTTGTAAGAATGAGGGAACAAAGGCCCAGGGAGGGAAAGCGACTTGCCTGAAGTTGCATCATTTGTGGAAAAGCTGAGCCTAGAACTATGTCCTCTTGGCGTCTTCCTCCTTGTTCGTTTTGGGCAGGTGGTTTTAGCACGACCCTCTCCGGGGAGTTAAGTCTTCATGTCactgtttcttctctcctctgtggctccatcTCTGACCCGCTGACCCTGAGGATCTAGGATATTAAAACtgagaagcagggaagggaggaggagattTGGGTAtgagaagcagggaagggaggaggagattTGGGTagtcaaaggaacaaaatttacttgctcagaaatgattttttcagaatttcagaTACTGGTTTAAACATGGCACTGGTCAGGGGTGTCCCTGGTTTGCTCTGTCGAATCTCTCGGGCCACTCTGGTGTGGGCTTAGAGAAGCCCGTTCCTTTTCCTTCCACACCTGGACAGGAGTTTCCCCTAGAGGCAGGTCTGTGTGCCCAGCCCCGACTCCGCGGCAGACACAGAGGTGCCCACACGTCAGCTGGAGCCAGCGCCTTGCAAGTTACTCTccccttctcttcatttttccaGATGTTTGGAATCCATTTTGTTTTGCAGTCATTCTGCACCCAGGCCAAACCCATTTCAGTATTGGCTCTGGGCCACCATTTATAATGAAATCCAGATGAGCATGACTTATGGAAAGTCAGATTCTCATTAGAGGATTTCGGTCCATAAAATCCTCCTCTTTCATTTACCGTACTTTAGCTGCTGTTCTCCGTGTCTGCCCCACAGTGCCAGGGAACACGGCACCTTGGTCTCTGGGGTCTCTCTCAAATCCGGGATGAATGACCAGTTGAGCTATCTGAGTGGTCAGCCGTCGGAGAACTTACAACCCAGTTATAATGGCCTGGCATTAGCCCAGGCCCGAAGGCCCAGCCCGAGGGACGTTTTAGCTCACCTTTTGGCCTTGGCTGAATCATTTAGGGAGCAAGAGTTGAAAGGTTAGAAAATTAATCTTGTTTTTAGTTGGGGAAGGGAAATACTTAAAGATGGACCCAGTGGAAAAGAGCCAGAGGGAGGTCCATTTGTTCCTGTTAGCACTCAGACTGCAGTCCAGAGGGCCACACTCAGGCACCCAGGTCAGGCAGGCACGCCAGGGCTGAGTCTGCAAGCCCATTTCTAACCCTCCACTCGGGAGAACCGCAGGCCAAGCAAGGAGGGTGGTGACCTCGGGCCAGCGGCTCTTGACCTGGCGCGGCACTGCAGTCCTCCAGCTTCAGGTGCTTGGGAAGAGGCCCCTGCTGGCAGAAGCCTTTCCCTGGGGGCACTGTGTCACCGTGCAGGACATACTGCCAGCACACCTAgtcctgtgcagcccaccacgtCACTGCCACCTGGCAGCACCGCAGAGCAGCCTAACTGGTGGTGCGGCCCCTTCCCAGAACAGTCtcgccctcctcctgcctcctgggcCAAGGAGAGTAAGGTTTCACCCCTTCCTGTGAGGTGGCTGAAAGCAGGGCCCAGGCCTCTCACCTCCAGCTGGCACCAGCGCCTCCGGCCTAAGCAGATAGCCTTTGCTCAGTGGAGGCCTTTGGGAGCTTGCCTGCAAGCTGCGTCATCAACCAGCCCGAATTTAGACAAAGTGCTTTGGGGAAAAGAAACGTGTGGTGTGCCTTGGTTTTTTCCAGTAATTGTTCCATGGCTCGCTCTGCTCGTAAGATTTTCCAAAATAAGGCCATAGATGGGAATTGTATCAGCACATTGGGGACGGACAGCATGTGGACTCTGTCGGCGCTTTGTAAGAAACACCCCTCAATCAGGCAGACGCACGTCATCGCGGCCCGCTGGTGGTGGGTCGGGGCTGAAGGCAGGGGAGCTTAGGTGCCGTCTCCGGACAGGGGGACCAGAGAGACCTTTGCTCTGGCTGAGGTTCTCCATCAGGAGCCCATCAAGGCAACCGGGGGGCCTCTGGGGTACCCTGGAATTTGCCTTACATGTTCCTGTTTAAGGGGGCCACCTCCTTCCCTGGTGCAGGAGAACCTGATTTACTCAAAGCCCTTCCTGCTTGGAGTTTGGCCCGGCAGTTTCAGCAAGTTAGTGGCACCTCCTCCAGGACAGGGTCTAGCAAGGCAGTCCGTATCTCTGGCTCTGGGAAGAAGCCTGTCACCAAAGCAGGAAAAGGCATTCTgacatgcatgtgtgtgcttcTGGACATTCTTAACATCCCCCAACCCACCCCTTTCCCAATGTCTTGCAGGAGACAGACCGTGACCAGCACCCCCTGCTGGATCGAGCTGCACCTGAATGGGCCTTTGCAGTGGCTTGACAAGGTCCTCACCCAGATGGGCTCCCCAAGCATCCGCTGCTCCAGTGTATCTTAGAGACAATGGGTGTGaagggggagggcggggagggtggGCTTGGGGAAAATGGCCATGTAGGaggtggagaaatcagaactcaAATCACTGTtgtcaaagaagaagaaatttttctCCCTCAACCAAAGTGGCACCATGAAAGCAAACCCAGAGATGGATTTTTATGAACAGCTGTATCTGCTGAACACATTTGCCCTTTGGCTCTGGTGTGAAGGGCAAGAAATGGCTTCTGCTCTGGTGGCTTGAGCAAACAGGTAGTATTTtaccacctgccccctcccccagcacccttTTCTTTTAATGACAGCAAACTGAGATGTCACTGCCCAACAGGAAACGGCCCTGTGGTCAGGACCCAGTGTGGAATTCGCCTTGGGCACTCTAGAGGCAGGGAGAAGCCGGCAGGCAGGGGTATGAGCGCACCTCAGGCCCAGCCCTCCTCTTCCAGTGAGCATTCCTGAACCCCAGCAGCGGCAGACCTTGCACCCTGGGCGCTGAATTgacttggggtggggaggggtcttGTCTGTCTCCACCCCTCGGGGAGCATACTGATTGGTGTGAGCGAGTGTGTCCAGAACTGAGCATACAGGGACCGGTGGGAAAAGGTGGTGACACCTCTTCTTTAAAAACACTCTTTAAGTTATCTGCATTTTCAGCAGTTGGAAGGATCTGTTGAGGCTCAGCACGTAGGAAATGTATAGTTTGTAGCATCACATTAATCTCAAAGAGATTTGAATTATGTGAAGTGTTCccgggagggaagcaggaggcagtTGTCCGTGATGGTGTTCAGGCTGAGGCAGCACCACCACGGTGCGCGGGTCCCCGGTCACCTGTAAGAGCTCGCTCTGCTTTCCCAAGCATTCGGCTATGTTGGCTGATGTAGTCAGTTGCGTTAATTAAATGAACTTTATCGTATGCTCTTTTAAacctttgttttatatttaaaaaaaaaaacaaaaaaccctgggTTGGCACGTTGATTGGGAAACCAGAGGGGGACCCAGCAACTTCTCCCCCAAAGTGAAGCTTTTCCAGGTTTTGTTGAGAAGACACCTGCCAGCACTTTTGGAAGCTGAAATTAACAGAAGCAAATTCACCAGGAGGGAAAGATCTCAGACCAACACAAAAGCAAATGAAAgggctattaaaatatatttttttacaccTTTGAAAATTGCAGGTTTGGTGCAAAGAGGTCTGTCATCTTTCCCCTGGGATATGAGATTATCTAGCTCACGGTAGAGGATCATCAGTGACAACTCTTAGCAGTTATAATGTGTAATAAGTACTGCTCCCAGTGGCAATTAGTGAGAAAACTACTATAAGTTatttcaactggaaaaaaaaaaaaacagccctcTTCTACTGGCCTTTTGCAGGATACAGCAGATGGAATTGCCACTTGCAATTGGTACTTTATACTTTGCTGCTGTTTTTGTATGAAATGACTTATCCCATATTTTTGCATGGATTTCTACCAGGAAAAATAAAGGGATTTCCTATGGAAGTCCTGTCTTAATTGCAGGTGAAGGGAAGAAAGTGTACACTTTTGGCAGGTATAAACCTCAAATGTGATGACATTTCTGA from Physeter macrocephalus isolate SW-GA chromosome 11, ASM283717v5, whole genome shotgun sequence carries:
- the SMAD3 gene encoding mothers against decapentaplegic homolog 3 isoform X3 — encoded protein: MDLAVHLMSQSLRAGTCKIRRRSLDGRLQVSHRKGLPHVIYCRLWRWPDLHSHHELRAMELCEFAFNMKKDEVCVNPYHYQRVETPVLPPVLVPRHTEIPAEFPPLDDYSHSIPENTNFPAGIEPQSNIPETPPPGYLSEDGETSDHQMNHSMDAGSPNLSPNPMSPAHNNLDLQPVTYCEPAFWCSISYYELNQRVGETFHASQPSMTVDGFTDPSNSERFCLGLLSNVNRNAAVELTRRHIGRGVRLYYIGGEVFAECLSDSAIFVQSPNCNQRYGWHPATVCKIPPGCNLKIFNNQEFAALLAQSVNQGFEAVYQLTRMCTIRMSFVKGWGAEYSCCSPCLPHSAREHGTLVSGVSLKSGMNDQLSYLSGQPSENLQPSYNGLALAQARRPSPRDVLAHLLALAESFREQELKGDRP
- the SMAD3 gene encoding mothers against decapentaplegic homolog 3 isoform X8, translated to MSSILPFTPPIVKRLLGWKKGEQNGQEEKWCEKAVKSLVKKLKKTGQLDELEKAITTQNVNTKCITIPRSLDGRLQVSHRKGLPHVIYCRLWRWPDLHSHHELRAMELCEFAFNMKKDEVCVNPYHYQRVETPVLPPVLVPRHTEIPAEFPPLDDYSHSIPENTNFPAGIEPQSNIPETPPPGYLSEDGETSDHQMNHSMDAGSPNLSPNPMSPAHNNLDLQPVTYCEPAFWCSISYYELNQRVGETFHASQPSMTVDGFTDPSNSERFCLGLLSNVNRNAAVELTRRHIGRGVRLYYIGGEVFAECLSDSAIFVQSPNCNQRYGWHPATVCKIPPGNTTDIPTLSLRSSPLSGNWSLWAALRTSALFVPTSTVFVLLAGCNLKIFNNQEFAALLAQSVNQGFEAVYQLTRMCTIRMSFVKGWGAEYRRQTVTSTPCWIELHLNGPLQWLDKVLTQMGSPSIRCSSVS
- the SMAD3 gene encoding mothers against decapentaplegic homolog 3 isoform X1; the protein is MSSILPFTPPIVKRLLGWKKGEQNGQEEKWCEKAVKSLVKKLKKTGQLDELEKAITTQNVNTKCITIPRSLDGRLQVSHRKGLPHVIYCRLWRWPDLHSHHELRAMELCEFAFNMKKDEVCVNPYHYQRVETPVLPPVLVPRHTEIPAEFPPLDDYSHSIPENTNFPAGIEPQSNIPETPPPGYLSEDGETSDHQMNHSMDAGSPNLSPNPMSPAHNNLDLQPVTYCEPAFWCSISYYELNQRVGETFHASQPSMTVDGFTDPSNSERFCLGLLSNVNRNAAVELTRRHIGRGVRLYYIGGEVFAECLSDSAIFVQSPNCNQRYGWHPATVCKIPPGCNLKIFNNQEFAALLAQSVNQGFEAVYQLTRMCTIRMSFVKGWGAEYSCCSPCLPHSAREHGTLVSGVSLKSGMNDQLSYLSGQPSENLQPSYNGLALAQARRPSPRDVLAHLLALAESFREQELKGDRP
- the SMAD3 gene encoding mothers against decapentaplegic homolog 3 isoform X6, which produces MELCEFAFNMKKDEVCVNPYHYQRVETPVLPPVLVPRHTEIPAEFPPLDDYSHSIPENTNFPAGIEPQSNIPETPPPGYLSEDGETSDHQMNHSMDAGSPNLSPNPMSPAHNNLDLQPVTYCEPAFWCSISYYELNQRVGETFHASQPSMTVDGFTDPSNSERFCLGLLSNVNRNAAVELTRRHIGRGVRLYYIGGEVFAECLSDSAIFVQSPNCNQRYGWHPATVCKIPPGCNLKIFNNQEFAALLAQSVNQGFEAVYQLTRMCTIRMSFVKGWGAEYSCCSPCLPHSAREHGTLVSGVSLKSGMNDQLSYLSGQPSENLQPSYNGLALAQARRPSPRDVLAHLLALAESFREQELKGDRP
- the SMAD3 gene encoding mothers against decapentaplegic homolog 3 isoform X4 encodes the protein MACGTAPTFLSGRSLDGRLQVSHRKGLPHVIYCRLWRWPDLHSHHELRAMELCEFAFNMKKDEVCVNPYHYQRVETPVLPPVLVPRHTEIPAEFPPLDDYSHSIPENTNFPAGIEPQSNIPETPPPGYLSEDGETSDHQMNHSMDAGSPNLSPNPMSPAHNNLDLQPVTYCEPAFWCSISYYELNQRVGETFHASQPSMTVDGFTDPSNSERFCLGLLSNVNRNAAVELTRRHIGRGVRLYYIGGEVFAECLSDSAIFVQSPNCNQRYGWHPATVCKIPPGCNLKIFNNQEFAALLAQSVNQGFEAVYQLTRMCTIRMSFVKGWGAEYSCCSPCLPHSAREHGTLVSGVSLKSGMNDQLSYLSGQPSENLQPSYNGLALAQARRPSPRDVLAHLLALAESFREQELKGDRP